In a single window of the Olivibacter sp. SDN3 genome:
- a CDS encoding DUF1080 domain-containing protein produces the protein MKKLLRIGVIALCSGTLLACQQPQSQSTAEKSDEVPEWVDLFNGKDLDDWTVKISKHEVGDNYANTFRVEDSVIKVRYDGYEEFDQQYGHIFFNKPFSHYLLRVEYRFVGEQAKGGEGWAWRNSGIMLHGQAPETMQKDQDFPISLEAQLLGGNGEEERTTGNLCTPGTQVVYKNEAFTPHCLNSTSQTYHGDQWVTADVLVLGDSVIKHIINKDTVMVYNKPTIDGGNVIHFDPQVKQDGKALTSGYFSLQSESHPVEFRKVAIIDLADYAQNSEKLNAVLANIQKREK, from the coding sequence ATGAAGAAACTATTACGAATCGGGGTGATAGCCTTATGTAGCGGAACCCTTTTAGCATGCCAACAGCCTCAATCTCAATCAACAGCAGAAAAATCAGACGAAGTGCCCGAGTGGGTCGATCTATTTAACGGAAAAGACCTCGACGATTGGACGGTTAAAATTTCAAAACATGAGGTGGGAGATAACTATGCCAATACTTTTCGAGTAGAAGATAGTGTTATAAAAGTGCGTTATGATGGTTATGAGGAGTTCGACCAGCAATATGGCCACATTTTTTTCAACAAACCTTTTTCTCACTACCTTTTGCGAGTAGAATATCGTTTTGTTGGAGAACAGGCTAAAGGAGGTGAAGGTTGGGCATGGAGAAATAGTGGAATTATGCTACACGGCCAAGCTCCTGAAACGATGCAAAAAGATCAGGATTTTCCGATATCCTTGGAAGCCCAGCTATTGGGAGGAAATGGTGAAGAAGAGCGTACTACCGGAAACTTATGTACACCAGGCACGCAGGTAGTATACAAAAACGAAGCATTTACCCCTCATTGTCTCAACTCAACTTCGCAGACCTATCATGGTGATCAATGGGTAACAGCAGATGTACTGGTATTAGGCGACTCTGTCATTAAACACATTATTAACAAGGATACAGTAATGGTATATAATAAGCCAACCATAGATGGTGGCAATGTTATTCACTTTGACCCTCAGGTCAAACAAGATGGGAAAGCACTTACAAGTGGTTACTTCTCTTTACAGAGTGAAAGTCATCCAGTTGAATTTAGGAAGGTTGCTATTATTGACTTAGCCGATTATGCACAAAACAGTGAAAAGCTAAACGCTGTATTGGCAAACATACAGAAACGAGAAAAATAG
- the rpsT gene encoding 30S ribosomal protein S20, whose translation MANHKSSIKRIRANAAKRLRNRYQAKTTRNAIKKLRTTTSKEEASTLLPRVISMLDRLAKKNVIHKKKASNNKSKLTKFVNGLA comes from the coding sequence ATGGCAAACCATAAATCTTCAATTAAAAGAATTAGAGCTAACGCTGCGAAGCGTTTAAGAAACCGTTACCAAGCTAAAACTACACGTAACGCAATTAAGAAATTACGTACTACAACTTCAAAGGAAGAGGCGTCTACTCTATTACCTCGTGTAATCTCTATGCTTGATCGTTTGGCGAAGAAAAATGTTATCCACAAGAAAAAAGCTTCAAACAATAAATCAAAGTTGACTAAATTTGTTAACGGTTTAGCGTAA
- a CDS encoding zinc dependent phospholipase C family protein, with the protein MKVLGRSVILLIMSFFFISWGFYAHKKINRMAAFTLPANLGSFYKRHIHYITEHAVDADKRRYISANEAPKHYIDVDAYDIPTIDSIPASWIAAVNKYTADTLLQRGIVPWQILHTYKQLTKAFINKEIPAILKHSADLGHYIADANVPLHTTKNYNGQLTDQVGIHAFWESRLPELYTGNYNFLVGAAHYIDSPLDTAWKMVKHSFNLVDSVLLIEADLNTEFPEDKKYSYEQRARTIEKVYAETYSARYHQRLNGMVEQQMRNSIIKIGCFWYSAWVDAGQPDLTNISSGKRKQTLPTHKQDSVPQNEKLIGREEWH; encoded by the coding sequence ATGAAAGTTTTAGGACGATCGGTTATTTTATTGATTATGAGCTTCTTCTTTATATCGTGGGGGTTTTACGCACATAAAAAAATCAACCGCATGGCTGCATTCACTTTACCCGCTAATTTGGGATCATTCTATAAAAGACATATTCATTACATTACAGAACACGCGGTAGACGCCGATAAGAGAAGATATATTAGCGCCAACGAGGCGCCAAAACACTATATTGACGTGGATGCCTATGATATACCGACTATTGATAGTATCCCTGCATCATGGATTGCGGCGGTTAACAAATATACAGCAGATACACTTCTTCAAAGAGGCATTGTGCCCTGGCAGATTCTTCACACTTATAAACAATTGACAAAAGCATTCATCAATAAGGAAATTCCCGCTATATTAAAACATTCTGCAGATTTAGGGCATTACATAGCCGATGCTAATGTGCCGCTACATACTACGAAAAATTACAATGGACAATTAACCGATCAGGTTGGAATCCATGCTTTCTGGGAAAGTAGATTGCCAGAGCTTTATACCGGAAATTACAACTTTTTAGTTGGAGCGGCCCACTATATAGACTCTCCTCTAGACACGGCCTGGAAAATGGTAAAACACAGTTTTAATTTAGTTGACAGTGTATTATTAATCGAAGCAGATCTCAATACCGAATTTCCCGAAGATAAAAAATATAGCTATGAGCAACGGGCTAGAACCATAGAAAAAGTATATGCTGAAACATACTCAGCAAGATATCATCAACGGCTCAATGGCATGGTGGAACAACAGATGAGAAACTCGATAATCAAAATAGGCTGCTTCTGGTACTCTGCGTGGGTTGACGCCGGGCAACCTGATCTAACCAACATATCATCGGGAAAGAGGAAGCAAACCTTACCCACACACAAACAAGACAGCGTCCCGCAAAATGAAAAACTAATAGGAAGAGAAGAATGGCATTAA